In the genome of Pontibacter actiniarum, the window GAAATATTACCTGGCTGCACTAGCCGTAATCCTGGTGGATCAGGCTGTGAAGCTGATCGTGCACTACAACATGGAGATGGGCATGCCCGGCGAGATCCATTTAATAGGCGATTGGCTGAAGCTGCACTATACCCTTAACCCAGGTATGGCCTTTGGTGTGGAGTTAGGCTCAGACTATGGCAAACTGATCCTGACGCTGTTCCGCCTGGTGGCTATGTTCGGTATCGGGTATTACCTCTATTACCTGGCCAGCCACAAAGCTCCGAAAGGCCTTATCTGGTGCATAGCGCTTATACTTGGCGGGGCTATCGGTAACCTGGTAGATAGCACCTTCTATGGTGTTTGGTTTGATAACGCACCTTATGGCTCCTCTACACCTTGGTTTCACGGGCAGGTAGTGGATATGTTTTATGTAGACATCTGGGAAGGCATCGTTCCAAACTGGGTGCCTATACTTGGCGGCAAGCCAATGTCGCTGTGGCCAATCTTTAACGTAGCCGACTCGGCCATTTTTATAGGTGTTTTGCTGATTCTGTTCAACCAGAAGCGCTTTTTCGGAGAGCATCCAGAGCCAGCACATCAATCACGAATGGAAAGAGAAAAAGGTATCTAAGTACATACAAGTGTAAAGAAGTATAAAACAAGAGCGGCTGCCCTATCAAAGGCAGCCGCTCTTGTTTTAAGGCCTCGCGGTACTCTAAGGTCCGCGAGCGTCTGGGGCTACAGGGCAATAAGTGAATAAGTGAATTTGAATAACTGAATTAGAAATAAGTGAG includes:
- a CDS encoding lipoprotein signal peptidase, with the protein product MKYLKYYLAALAVILVDQAVKLIVHYNMEMGMPGEIHLIGDWLKLHYTLNPGMAFGVELGSDYGKLILTLFRLVAMFGIGYYLYYLASHKAPKGLIWCIALILGGAIGNLVDSTFYGVWFDNAPYGSSTPWFHGQVVDMFYVDIWEGIVPNWVPILGGKPMSLWPIFNVADSAIFIGVLLILFNQKRFFGEHPEPAHQSRMEREKGI